From Streptomyces sp. NBC_01460, a single genomic window includes:
- a CDS encoding DUF4429 domain-containing protein — MGDVLAGIHATWEFDTDSVLIRFERGIRAPKLFQSLRERRIPYAALSSVTLTPGKRGTVVLHAVPRPGADPLLEAAAGQLKEGNDPYRLVLPAERETLAEYYADELRGVLPDEADLPAERFMVTAPEAPMHFKAYDGRAGFDGSLVSFRWFWTGASSAKWKAGDQTFPVAELGGVEWRSPEAFEGYFRLVPRGTSAESEAGADPEPVPAGRVQPDQDPAAVVFGLGYGPVHESLPFAAAVLESVRRTQSVPVATVPAPVGGARRDPADIAERIRHLGDLHQAGLVTDAEYSAKKTELLAEL, encoded by the coding sequence ATGGGTGATGTGCTGGCCGGAATTCATGCCACCTGGGAGTTCGACACCGACTCCGTGCTCATCCGCTTCGAACGGGGAATCCGCGCACCGAAGCTCTTCCAGAGCCTGCGCGAGCGCCGCATTCCGTACGCGGCGCTGTCGTCGGTGACGCTGACCCCGGGCAAGCGGGGCACGGTGGTCCTCCACGCGGTGCCGAGACCAGGTGCCGATCCGCTGCTGGAGGCTGCGGCCGGGCAGCTCAAGGAGGGCAACGATCCCTACCGCCTGGTGCTGCCCGCCGAGCGCGAGACGCTCGCCGAGTACTACGCGGACGAGCTGCGCGGTGTGCTCCCGGACGAGGCGGACCTGCCCGCCGAACGCTTCATGGTGACGGCTCCCGAGGCGCCGATGCACTTCAAGGCGTACGACGGCCGGGCCGGCTTCGACGGCTCCCTCGTCTCCTTCCGGTGGTTCTGGACGGGTGCGTCGAGCGCCAAGTGGAAGGCGGGCGACCAGACCTTCCCCGTGGCGGAGCTCGGCGGGGTCGAGTGGCGTTCGCCCGAGGCCTTCGAGGGCTACTTCCGGCTGGTGCCGCGTGGCACGTCGGCGGAGTCCGAGGCCGGCGCGGATCCCGAGCCGGTGCCCGCGGGCCGTGTCCAGCCGGACCAGGATCCCGCGGCCGTCGTCTTCGGGCTGGGGTACGGCCCGGTGCACGAGTCGCTCCCCTTCGCCGCGGCGGTCCTGGAGTCGGTGCGCCGGACCCAGTCGGTGCCCGTGGCGACCGTCCCCGCGCCGGTGGGCGGCGCGCGGCGCGACCCCGCGGACATCGCCGAGCGGATACGCCACCTCGGGGACCTGCACCAGGCGGGCCTGGTGACCGACGCGGAGTACAGCGCGAAGAAGACGGAGCTGCTCGCCGAGCTGTAG
- a CDS encoding response regulator transcription factor, giving the protein MTIRVIIVDDQAMVRAGFAALLAAQSDIDVVGEAPDGRKGIEVSRTTHPDVVLMDVRMPEMDGLAAARELLSPPAGVVHRPRVLMLTTFDVDDYVYEALRAGASGFLLKDAPPADLISAVRIVAAGDALLAPSVTRRLIADFARRSPATPSGGAALRLNGLTPRETEVLELIARGLSNQEIAARLVVAEQTVKTHIGKVLAKLGLRDRAQAVIFAYESGLVTPGEA; this is encoded by the coding sequence GTGACCATCCGCGTCATCATCGTCGACGACCAGGCCATGGTGCGGGCCGGGTTCGCCGCGCTGCTGGCCGCCCAGAGCGACATCGACGTCGTCGGTGAGGCCCCGGACGGGCGCAAGGGCATCGAGGTCAGCAGGACGACGCATCCGGACGTGGTCCTGATGGACGTCCGGATGCCGGAGATGGACGGACTGGCCGCCGCCCGGGAGCTGTTGAGCCCTCCGGCGGGGGTGGTGCACCGGCCGAGGGTCCTGATGCTCACCACGTTCGACGTGGACGACTACGTCTACGAGGCGCTGCGCGCCGGGGCGTCCGGGTTCCTCCTCAAGGACGCCCCTCCGGCGGACCTGATCTCGGCGGTGCGGATCGTGGCGGCGGGGGACGCGCTGCTCGCGCCGTCCGTGACGCGGCGGCTCATCGCGGACTTCGCGCGCCGGAGCCCCGCGACGCCGTCCGGTGGGGCCGCGTTGCGGCTGAACGGCCTGACACCGCGTGAGACGGAGGTCCTGGAGCTGATCGCCCGGGGCCTGTCGAACCAGGAGATCGCGGCGCGGCTGGTGGTGGCCGAGCAGACGGTGAAGACGCACATCGGCAAGGTGCTGGCCAAGCTCGGCCTGCGGGACCGGGCCCAGGCCGTGATCTTCGCGTACGAGTCGGGGCTGGTGACTCCGGGGGAGGCGTAG
- a CDS encoding sensor histidine kinase, with protein sequence MPTSPAGPPPADGPPSAARRTLRELAHGLSSASHPPTPLFARSPRLWLRLLPYVAVLALTCVFVPVTIQVLSHDYGVSGGVAGALAVGQAAPLLMLAHRPLQAWGIVLAADVAGALVLLGSPERDGTIWPWTPPVIVGYLFVLLALGLRESRRTVTAVWLATGAAGLLLHLASPGRSDGGALLLVVLGAVVLVIGAAVRERSEAQLRLVEQETISEAERAQRTLLEERTRIARELHDVVAHHMSVITVQADSAPYRISGLSEEARAEFASIAAGARESLAEMRRLLSVLRSDGSRGELAPQPGLDRLQQLVEATVRAGLPAELSLATDVREAVERGGVPPAVDLSAYRIVQESLANVVRHAPGARTRVSVTAGDGHLTVLVVNDRAERPGSPLEPSGTGHGLVGMRERVRLTGGTLDTGPLPDGGFRVAARLPLPQAPLTSEEP encoded by the coding sequence ATGCCCACCTCTCCCGCCGGGCCCCCGCCCGCCGACGGTCCGCCGAGCGCCGCCCGCCGCACTCTGCGCGAGCTCGCCCACGGGCTGTCCTCCGCGTCCCACCCGCCGACCCCCCTGTTCGCCCGGTCGCCGAGGCTCTGGCTGCGGCTGCTGCCGTACGTCGCCGTGCTCGCCCTCACCTGCGTGTTCGTCCCCGTCACCATCCAGGTGCTGAGCCACGACTACGGGGTGTCCGGCGGGGTCGCCGGAGCTCTGGCCGTCGGTCAGGCCGCTCCCCTGCTGATGCTGGCGCACCGGCCGCTCCAGGCCTGGGGCATCGTCCTCGCCGCCGACGTCGCGGGCGCCCTGGTGCTGCTGGGGTCGCCCGAGCGGGACGGCACGATCTGGCCGTGGACCCCGCCGGTCATCGTCGGCTATCTCTTCGTGCTGCTGGCCCTCGGCCTCCGGGAGAGCCGGCGGACCGTGACCGCCGTGTGGCTGGCGACGGGCGCGGCCGGGCTGCTGCTGCATCTCGCCTCGCCCGGGCGCAGCGACGGCGGCGCGCTCCTGCTGGTCGTCCTCGGCGCGGTGGTGCTGGTGATCGGGGCGGCGGTGCGGGAGCGGAGCGAGGCCCAGTTGCGTCTCGTCGAGCAGGAGACGATCAGCGAGGCCGAGCGCGCGCAGCGGACGCTGCTGGAGGAGCGCACCCGGATCGCCCGGGAGCTCCACGACGTGGTCGCGCACCACATGTCGGTGATCACCGTGCAGGCCGACTCGGCTCCGTACCGGATCAGCGGGCTCTCCGAGGAGGCGCGGGCGGAGTTCGCGTCGATCGCGGCGGGCGCCCGGGAGTCGCTGGCCGAGATGCGGCGGCTGCTGTCGGTGCTGCGGAGTGACGGCAGCCGGGGCGAACTGGCCCCGCAGCCCGGCCTCGACCGGCTGCAGCAGCTGGTGGAGGCGACCGTGCGGGCGGGGCTGCCGGCCGAGCTGTCGCTGGCGACGGACGTGCGGGAGGCCGTGGAGCGGGGCGGCGTACCACCGGCGGTGGACCTGTCGGCGTACCGGATCGTGCAGGAGTCGCTGGCCAATGTCGTACGGCACGCGCCGGGTGCCAGGACCCGGGTGTCGGTCACGGCGGGCGACGGCCATCTGACGGTGCTGGTCGTCAACGACCGGGCGGAGCGGCCCGGTTCGCCGCTGGAGCCGTCGGGGACGGGACACGGGCTGGTCGGGATGAGGGAGCGCGTACGGTTGACCGGCGGCACGCTCGACACGGGCCCGCTGCCGGACGGCGGCTTCAGGGTGGCCGCCCGGCTCCCGCTGCCGCAGGCCCCCCTGACTTCGGAGGAACCGTGA